One Panicum virgatum strain AP13 chromosome 9K, P.virgatum_v5, whole genome shotgun sequence genomic region harbors:
- the LOC120651694 gene encoding uncharacterized protein LOC120651694 isoform X8 has protein sequence MDHDDSDFQSQNFQLAGEDSNRFPSGLRPFALPKLDIEDQLQGHLRFDNLIDSEAFFSVQGHESNWIEVLSTGSSVVDFSSSAAESCSKTNNVWSEATSTESVEMLLKSVGENETTGNMDSNAHLQLSGMDSQIDQSIVHPESTNSPTDGTVVPTEKDQSESTHSRMTDDPDHSESTHSRMAADPSNTDPQLERFASLSMDKKSEQAAGSVAEKCIASEKLSSSINTSGSCPAVCSYFEGVQDDLSLDKLNVPSAKVDSRNEPFTGLAPLQNIYVTDSYHFEQDNKESEVDVAPQDPKVCHFNENKVEGGLTELQNLSCAGQSLGTVNLSSQVSNETLLPESSDGLLEAITNPVKLHRSDGTCNIVSSTLQPSFSQVQHGTEGLSNSVDRSNELIVNEFGISSNSAPCHRSEADSRNSNPHLVSSLSPERKVADATGVPEETMTAGPSSTNISCTGDESKLEVLEHHKDSVDNLESAALEEKTIEKIPVVSGNMEQMVENNHEENASGATDTSKDKVDSSDSIVPENSSADAFNASEDPKIPSINYEGSFNERDTPGIEEEPDSSHLFLSTSGPHEKMSAPVISSSSGITSTTVTDTSGTPGDKNGCSIGVSAADTSVLPDERDLIVSGMNHDVPSKEGTKSTLGDEDNNVIYPGSEPGGVMSAVPVGSNIDVYGSTVSVAKKEEYKEQANSLGGLTTGETQDKSGNHPDASSPKCQTDRSSIQCEHHTDPATPPALGISSGEVAEKVVETPQNASNDLNVHVQEDAVLSHGTDHSPGTVTSQGKVGSSIVEPGHGNGICTSATCGSPSVISCSEPSPQEAGQGSDALLHHAQDGQSGDPKDCEASADAAQSSKQCSTRNVESAPGSKETKTAGGDKSFSFEVGAPPNASEKAPSPVWSPFPRYTASQSTEITQENPQPGSSLKSISDVSKETSIAKAGKEQLSERKVGESAGGPSDKANIDDNTKSNSSPPEQSQQHPTPECSDSVNFPFTDPQHVQLRAQIFVYGALIQGTPPGEAYMVAAFGESGGDVKPTWEAAWRSALERFQYQKSLYTGLETPTSSRIGSSVPEKANKGTTVRTAPASKKGGKTVVPTHSTANLHSPIFNVPLGSSTSTFNLQRAWLIPPQNLIFDSSMQAAGPTNETAKGASSKNISISHTVSPALVPPSPAPSIVSSPVAVVDDEKQKAPPSGSKHGTASQKPRKRKKASASPEQQSVIASPQLKDVTSSTPAAKHTSGFTLSTHSPSNALVSRVVPNTGQITPLPNYQITGGMNSEQRIIFSEQIRGAIEQSTGQVKGASMHSVEAVRHKEGIWSHLSTISRNKLPREVEEKLISAAAAAEAAVSVAKAAAEAAKMASEAALQAKMMAEEALSSSTSLKSMHHETGEFGISSNPPGLSSSTPASSLKIKDSSRTSGSIISVAREAARKRVEEASAAAKRAENLDAILRAAELAAEAVYRAGTIIGMGEPLPFTLRELLEAGPDGYWKSESVRNKAGSGNHNPVTETLEVDAPANFSKSGRKRGRKPKYDQAIPNLEPSSSGKELPPEGIHSANVGHGVEDVPTTMAFDGNRNSTAPISFIWNGIEKGSAVEVLSDKGGFGVAWFSAKVVDIKDYIAFVSFDNHNGTDPHEVQVPLRQDGDKPPQIRLPHPATLSKFKTRKRRRETAGSCLWVIGDRVDAWVNDSWREGVIAQNYEGDETKYVVQFSVGGGGESLVVDAWNLRPSRVWKDGQWTEWSRARERKSKSNKGDSPLEKRQRTDLLQAGGDLSIVGEAGGPSKDKNTNNTKKPEELKPLALSQREMVFNVGKSVVENKSDALAFKRPGLQKEGSKVVYGVPKHGKKKKFMEVSKHYDAGQSDKISESNASSRFAKHSMPQLPRPRENTSKVDHNRGRRVAEMRSRIPKPTKSQNVAANSVPDKDSLPMSIPNSGVSERSFTFAESNTSTSNTKKPTVEKNNSVLGTGLRTEVPSVSEMQAASTDPTSKQNVSTNNRAKRKYVPAVGNVNRSTLRTSEKTSSDSGEPQRTSSGSAEPRRSNRRIQPTSRLLEGLQSSLIISKVPGEKVPRSNYRSASSRGRAHG, from the exons ATGGATCATGACGATAGTGATTTTCAGAGCCAAAACTTTCAACTAGCTGGTGAAGACAGTAACAGGTTCCCTTCAGGTTTGCGGCCATTTGCACTCCCAAAACTTGATATCGAGGACCAGCTACAAGGCCATCTTCGATTTGATAATTTGATAGATTCAGAAGCATTTTTCAGCGTACAAGGGCACGAGAGTAATTGGATTGAGGTTTTGTCCACTGGAAGCAGTGTTGTTGATTTTAGCTCCAGTGCTGCTGAATCGTGCTCGAAGACTAATAATGTCTGGTCAGAGGCAACATCCACGGAATCTGTGGAAATGTTATTGAAATCAGTTGGAGAAAACGAGACAACTGGTAACATGGACAGTAATGCACACCTTCAGTTAAGTGGTATGGACAGTCAAATTGATCAGTCAATCGTGCATCCTGAATCAACTAACTCTCCGACAGATGGTACTGTAGTGCCAACTGAAAAAGATCAGTCTGAGAGCACTCATTCTAGAATGACTGACGATCCTGATCATTCTGAGAGCACTCATTCTAGAATGGCTGCTGACCCTTCAAACACCGATCCCCAGCTTGAGCGTTTTGCTTCTTTATCGATGGACAAGAAATCTGAGCAGGCAGCAGGTTCTGTTGCTGAGAAGTGCATAGCAAGTGAGAAGCTGTCCTCTTCAATTAACACATCAGGAAGCTGCCCAGCTGTTTGCAGCTATTTTGAAGGAGTTCAGGACGACCTTTCTCTGGACAAACTCAATGTACCCTCCGCCAAAGTTGATTCTAGGAATGAACCTTTCACAGGGTTGGCTCCCCTTCAGAACATATATGTCACTGATTCATATCACTTTGAACAGGATAATAAAGAATCAGAGGTTGATGTTGCACCTCAGGATCCGAAGGTTTGCCATTTTAATGAAAATAAAGTTGAAGGAGGACTAACTGAACTACAAAATTTGTCCTGTGCTGGTCAGTCTTTGGGCACTGTGAACTTGTCCAGTCAAGTTAGCAATGAAACTCTATTGCCAGAAAGTTCTGATGGATTGCTAGAAGCTATCACAAATCCAGTTAAGCTGCACAGAAGTGATGGTACTTGTAATATAGTCAGCAGCACTCTTCAACCATCTTTTTCCCAAGTGCAACATGGAACTGAAGGTCTGAGTAATTCAGTTGACAGGAGCAATGAACTCATCGTCAACGAGTTTGGCATTAGTTCAAATTCTGCTCCATGTCACCGATCTGAGGCAGACTCACGAAATTCTAATCCTCATCTTGTCAGTTCTCTGTCTCCCGAAAGAAAGGTCGCTGATGCCACTGGTGTTCCTGAAGAAACAATGACTGCTGGACCCAGTAGTACAAATATCAGCTGTACTGGTGATGAATCAAAACTTGAAGTGTTGGAGCACCATAAAGATTCTGTTGATAACCTAGAAAGTGCTGCATTGGAAGAAAAGACAATTGAGAAAATACCTGTAGTTTCAGGAAATATGGAGCAAATGGTGGAAAATAACCATGAAGAAAATGCTAGTGGTGCTACAGATACATCAAAAGATAAGGTTGACTCTTCTGACAGTATTGTACCTGAAAACTCTTCAGCTGATGCTTTCAATGCTTCAGAGGATCCAAAAATTCCCTCAATAAATTATGAGGGGTCATTCAATGAACGTGATACTCCTGGTATAGAAGAGGAGCCTGATAGCTCGCATTTGTTCCTTTCTACTTCTGGGCCTCATGAGAAAATGTCAGCACCGGTGATCAGTTCAAGCAGTGGCATCACTTCTACCACTGTTACTGACACTTCTGGGACTCCAGGAGATAAAAATGGCTGTTCAATAGGTGTTTCTGCTGCTGATACTTCTGTTTTACCTGATGAGAGGGATTTGATTGTTTCGGGAATGAATCATGATGTGCCATCCAAGGAAGGTACTAAATCCACTTTAGGAGATGAGGACAACAATGTTATTTATCCTGGCTCTGAACCAGGTGGGGTAATGTCAGCTGTGCCTGTGGGCTCAAACATTGATGTTTATGGTAGTACTGTTTCTGTTGCAAAAAAGGAGGAATACAAAGAGCAGGCTAATTCTTTGGGTGGTTTGACCACAGGAGAAACTCAGGATAAATCAG GTAACCATCCAGATGCTTCTTCACCAAAATGCCAGACTGATAGATCTTCGATACAATGTGAACATCATACAGATCCAGCCACACCACCTGCATTAGGCATCTCAAGTGGCGAGGTTGCTGAAAAGGTTGTAGAAACTCCACAAAATGCAAGCAATGATTTGAATGTACATGTGCAAG AAGATGCAGTGTTAAGTCATGGTACAGATCATAGTCCTGGTACTGTTACTTCCCAGGGCAAGGTAGGCTCAAGCATAGTGGAACCTGGCCATGGTAATGGAATCTGTACCAGTGCTACATGTGGCTCCCCTTCAGTGATTAGTTGCTCCGAACCCTCTCCCCAGGAAGCTGGACAGGGCAGTGATGCACTACTTCATCATGCACAAGATGGGCAGTCTGGGGATCCAAAAGATTGTGAAGCATCTGCAGATGCTGCTCAGAGCTCAAAACAATGTTCTACTAGAAATGTAGAATCTGCTCCTGGTTCTAAGGAGACTAAGACAGCAGGAGGTGATAAAAGCTTCTCATTTGAGGTGGGAGCTCCACCAAATGCATCTGAGAAAGCTCCTAGCCCTGTTTGGAGCCCGTTCCCTAGATACACAGCTTCTCAGAGTACCGAG ATAACCCAAGAAAATCCTCAACCTGGAAGTTCATTGAAGAGTATCAGTGATGTTAGTAAGGAAACATCTATTGCAAAGGCTGGTAAAGAACAGCTGTCAGAAAGGAAAGTGGGTGAAAGTGCTGGGGGGCCGTCAGACAAAGCTAACATTGACGATAACACTAAGAGTAACAGTTCACCGCCAGAGCAGTCACAGCAGCATCCAACCCCTGAGTGTTCTG ATTCGGTGAATTTTCCGTTCACAGATCCACAGCATGTGCAGCTACGTGCACAGATTTTTGTTTATGGAGCTCTTAT TCAAGGAACACCGCCAGGAGAGGCTTACATGGTGGCAGCTTTCGGAGAGTCTG GTGGTGATGTTAAACCTACATGGGAGGCAGCTTGGCGATCTGCTCTTGAAAGATTTCAGTACCAAAAATCACTTTATACTGGTTTAGAGACCCCCACGAGTTCACGTATAG GTAGTTCTGTGCCTGAAAAAGCTAATAAGGGTACAACAGTTAGAACTGCACCAGCTAGCAAAAAGGGTGGCAAAACTGTGGTACCAACACATTCTACTGCAAACCTGCACTCTCCAATTTTTAATGTGCCTCTCGGTAGTTCTACTTCTACGTTTAACCTGCAACGAG CCTGGCTGATTCCTCCACAAAACTTAATATTTGATTCATCGATGCAAGCTGCTGGTCCTACAAATGAAACTGCAAAGGGGGCATCATCCAAAAATATATCCATTTCGCATACTGTTTCGCCTGCTTTAGTTCCACCTAGTCCGGCACCGTCTATTGTTTCTTCTCCAGTGGCGGTTGTGGATGATGAAAAGCAGAAGGCACCACCTTCTGGCTCTAAGCATGGAACAGCATCACAAAagccaagaaaaagaaagaaagcttCAGCAAGTCCAGAACAGCAATCTGTCATTGCCTCCCCTCAGCTCAAAGACGTTACGTCTTCTACTCCTGCCGCTAAGCACACATCAGGATTCACTTTATCTACCCATTCTCCAAGTAATGCTTTGGTTAGTAGGGTTGTTCCTAACACAGGTCAGATCACCCCTTTACCTAACTACCAGATCACTGGTGGTATGAATAGTGAGCAAAGAATCATCTTTTCAGAACAGATCCGTGGTGCAATAGAACAATCAACTGGACAAGTCAAAGGTGCAAGTATGCACTCAGTGGAGGCAGTTAGGCATAAAGAAGGTATATGGAGCCATCTATCCACAATCTCAAGAAACAAGTTACCTCGTGAAGTGGAAGAGAAGCTTATCtcagctgcagctgctgctgaagCAGCAGTTTCTGTTGCAAAGGCAGCTGCAGAAGCTGCCAAGATGGCGTCAGAGGCTGCATTGCAGGCGAAGATGATGGCAGAGGAAGCACTTAGCTCTTCTACATCTCTAAAGTCCATGCATCACGAAACTGGTGAGTTTGGTATCAGTAGCAATCCACCTGGACTGTCAAGTTCAACACCAGCATCATCTTTGAAAATTAAGGACAGCAGTCGTACCTCGGGTTCCATCATTTCAGTGGCACGGGAGGCTGCTAGAAAGAGGGTTGAAGAGGCATCTGCAGCTGCAAAACGTGCAGAAAACTTGGATGCCATACTGAGAGCTGCGGAGCTCGCTGCGGAGGCTGTGTACAGAGCTGGAACTATTATTGGAATGGGTGAACCATTACCTTTTACTCTAAGGGAGCTTTTAGAAGCTGGCCCGGATGGCTACTGGAAGTCTGAGAGTGTGAGGAATAAAGCTGGAAGTGGTAATCACAATCCAGTAACAGAAACATTGGAGGTAGATGCACCTGCTAATTTCAGTAAATCTGGCAGAAAGCGTGGTCGGAAACCTAAGTATGATCAAGCAATACCAAATTTGGAGCCATCTTCGAGTGGCAAAGAATTGCCGCCAGAAGGAATACACTCAG CTAATGTAGGGCATGGGGTTGAAGATGTTCCCACCACTATGGCGTTTGATGGTAACAGAAATAGTACAGCACCAATAAGCTTTATCTGGAATGGCATTGAAAAGGGATCTGCTGTTGAG GTATTATCTGACAAGGGTGGGTTTGGAGTAGCTTGGTTTTCTGCCAAGGTTGTCGATATAAAAGATTATATCGCATTTGTCAGTTTTGACAATCACAACG GAACTGATCCTCATGAAGTACAGGTGCCATTGAGACAAGACGGGGATAAACCGCCTCAAATACGTCTTCCTCACCCTGCTACCCTTTCCAAATTCAAAACTAGGAAACGGCGCAGGGAAACAGCAGGGAGTTGTTTATGGGTTATTGGAGATCGTGTAGATGCTTGGGTCAACGATAG TTGGCGTGAGGGAGTTATTGCTCAGAATTATGAGGGTGATGAGACAAAGTATGTTGTACAATTTTCAG ttggaggtggtggtgaGTCATTGGTTGTTGACGCTTGGAATCTTCGTCCATCACGTGTTTGGAAAGATGGTCAATGGACAGAGTGGTCCCGAGCAAGAGAAAGGAAATCTAAATCTAATAAG GGTGATTCACCTCTTGAGAAACGCCAAAGGACAGACCTGCTTCAAGCAGGTGGCGATCTATCTATTGTTGGTGAAGCAGGGGGTCCCTCCAAGGATAAGAATACCAACAATACAAAAAAGCCGGAGGAGCTAAAGCCATTGGCTTTGTCTCAGAGGGAAATGGTTTTCAACGTTGGGAAGAGTGTAGTTGAAAATAAATCTGATGCTCTTGCATTCAAACGGCCTGGATTGCAGAAAGAAGGATCAAAAGTCGTCTACGGCGTTCCAAAACatggaaagaagaagaagtttaTGGAAGTAAGCAAACATTATGATGCAGGCCAATCTGACAAGATTTCTGAGAGCAATGCATCTAGCAGATTTGCAAAACATTCAATGCCACAATTGCCAAGACCACGTGAAAATACCTCCAAAGTTGATCATAATAGAGGTAGGAGAGTAGCTGAGATGAGGTCCAGAATACCTAAACCTACAAAGTCACAGAATGTTGCAGCTAACAGTGTTCCTGACAAGGATTCCTTGCCCATGTCCATTCCAAATTCTGGTGTTTCCGAAAGGAGTTTTACTTTTGCGGAAAGTAACACAAGCACTTCGAACACCAAGAAGCCCACTGTCGAAAAAAATAATTCTGTGTTGGGCACGGGCCTTAGAACTGAAGTTCCTTCTGTTTCTGAAATGCAAGCTGCATCTACTGATCCTACTTCCAAGCAGAATGTGTCCACTAACAATCGAGCTAAAAGGAAATATGTTCCTGCTGTGGGTAACGTGAACAGAAGTACACTAAGAACCTCTGAAAAGACTAGTTCTGATTCTGGTGAGCCTCAAAGGACTAGTTCTGGTTCTGCTGAGCCCAGACGATCTAACCGGCGAATTCAGCCAACTTCGAGG TTACTAGAGGGTTTGCAAAGTTCCCTCATAATCTCCAAAGTTCCTGGCGAGAAGGTTCCGAGGAGCAATTACAGAAGTGCTTCGTCGAGAG GGAGAGCTCATGGCTGA